A single Phragmites australis chromosome 4, lpPhrAust1.1, whole genome shotgun sequence DNA region contains:
- the LOC133915872 gene encoding cytochrome P450 85A1, with product MVLLLVLGLLLGVVVASSLLLRWNEVRYSSRRGLPPGTMGWPLFGETTEFLKQGPSFMKARRLRYGNLFRTHILGCPTVVCMDPELNRRMLASEGAGFVPGYPQSMLDILGPNNIAAVHGPLHRAMRGAMLSLIRPTMIRATLLDKIDAFMRSHLDGWAGRRVDIQEKTKEMALLSALRQIAGISAGPLSDALKTELYTLVLGTFSLPINIPGTNYQKGLQARKKLVAMLQQMITGRRSSGCARDDILDALLSGNEGTRTKLSDEQVIDLLITLIYSGYETVSTTSMMAVKYLSDNPKALEQIRKEHFDIRKGKSPEDALDWNDYKSMTFTRAVIYETLRLATVVNGLLRKPTQDVEMNGYVIPKGWRIYVYTREINYDPFLYPEPMVFNPWRWLEKNLESHPHFMLFGGGARMCPGKEVGTVEIATFLHYFVTRYRWEEEGNNKISKFPRVAAPNGLHIRVQDY from the exons ATGGTGCTCTTGCTGGTGCTTGGTCTTCTCCTTGGCGTGGTGGTGGCGAGCAGCCTGCTGCTGCGGTGGAACGAGGTGAGGTACAGCAGCAGGCGGGGCCTGCCGCCGGGCACAATGGGGTGGCCGCTCTTCGGCGAGACCACCGAGTTCCTCAAGCAGGGGCCCAGCTTCATGAAGGCCAGGAGGCTCAG GTACGGGAACCTGTTCCGGACGCACATCCTGGGCTGCCCCACGGTGGTGTGCATGGACCCGGAGCTGAACCGCCGGATGCTCGCCAGCGAGGGCGCCGGCTTCGTCCCTGGATACCCGCAATCGATGCTGGACATCCTGGGCCCCAACAACATCGCCGCTGTGCACGGCCCGCTCCACCGCGCCATGCGCGGCGCCATGCTCTCGCTCATCCGCCCGACCATGATCCGCGCCACTCTCCTCGACAAGATCGACGCCTTCATGCGCTCCCACCTCGACGGCTGGGCCGGCCGCCGCGTCGACATCCAGGAGAAGACCAAGGAG ATGGCATTGCTCTCTGCACTCAGGCAGATTGCTGGCATCTCTGCTGGCCCACTCTCTGACGCCCTCAAGACAGAGCTGTACACCCTTGTACTTGGCACCTTCTCCCTGCCAATCAACATCCCAGGaaccaattaccaaaaaggTCTCCAGGCAAGGAAGAAGCTTGTGGCCATGCTACAACAGATGATAACGGGTCGGAGGTCTTCCGGTTGTGCCCGCGATGACATTCTGGACGCCCTCTTAAGCGGCAATGAGGGCACCAGGACAAAGCTCAGTGATGAGCAGGTCATTGACCTGCTCATCACCCTCATATACTCTGGATATGAAACCGTGTCGACGACCTCGATGATGGCGGTGAAGTACCTGTCAGACAATCCGAAAGCTCTTGAACAAATCAGG AAAGAACATTTTGACATCAGGAAGGGGAAATCACCAGAGGATGCCCTTGACTGGAACGATTATAAATCGATGACCTTCACCCGAGCT GTCATCTATGAGACTCTAAGATTAGCTACAGTTGTCAATGGGCTGCTGAGGAAACCTACCCAGGATGTAGAAATGAATG GGTATGTTATTCCAAAAGGTTGGAGGATTTATGTCTACACAAGGGagataaattatgatccattcCTGTATCCGGAACCTATGGTTTTCAATCCATGGAGATGGCTG GAGAAGAACCTGGAATCACATCCACACTTCATGTTATTTGGAGGAGGTGCCCGTATGTGCCCAGGGAAGGAAGTAGGAACAGTTGAGATTGCAACTTTCCTTCACTATTTCGTGACGCGATACAG ATGGGAGGAAGAAGGAAACAACAAAATATCAAAGTTCCCCAGAGTGGCGGCTCCCAACGGGCTACATATCCGAGTTCAAGATTACTGA